A stretch of Saccharothrix texasensis DNA encodes these proteins:
- a CDS encoding tetratricopeptide repeat protein, translating into MKTGKAADITARLEADLARYPEERAQILIEAAEEWREAGEHDRAIALLDQVVAEGGEEGGEARVALADLLFGLDRVEEARAQLDTLRRERPPSASPYHLAAELLEERGALDESLTWFTMAVSRLTEEELAQRDGEFGFAGYANNVLAGRRRVRQALAMPPDELDESVESLADRAEDFTRALTPRAVPQEVRVLFWPRDEIAHAHTTWPQLVQHSDADRVVAEREAANRELSETGAARITMVPLTTAKLLEFAARTGEDPADEDTRLACLNEIVEEGGAVAWPPARNERCWCGSTSKYKKCCGRPNHPVG; encoded by the coding sequence ATGAAGACGGGAAAGGCCGCGGACATCACCGCTCGCCTGGAAGCCGACCTGGCCCGGTACCCCGAGGAACGGGCGCAGATCCTGATCGAGGCGGCCGAGGAGTGGCGCGAGGCGGGTGAGCACGACCGCGCGATCGCGCTGCTGGACCAGGTGGTCGCCGAGGGCGGCGAGGAGGGCGGCGAGGCGCGCGTGGCACTGGCCGACCTGCTGTTCGGCCTCGACCGGGTCGAGGAGGCCCGAGCCCAGCTCGACACCCTGCGCCGCGAGCGTCCGCCGTCGGCGTCGCCGTACCACCTGGCGGCCGAGCTGCTGGAGGAACGCGGTGCGCTCGACGAGTCGCTGACGTGGTTCACCATGGCCGTGTCCCGGCTGACCGAGGAGGAGCTGGCGCAGCGGGACGGCGAGTTCGGGTTCGCCGGCTACGCCAACAACGTCCTGGCCGGCCGACGACGCGTGCGCCAGGCCCTGGCGATGCCCCCGGACGAGCTGGACGAGTCGGTCGAGTCCCTGGCGGACCGCGCCGAGGACTTCACCCGCGCGCTGACGCCCCGAGCCGTGCCGCAGGAGGTGCGGGTGCTGTTCTGGCCGCGCGACGAGATCGCCCACGCGCACACCACCTGGCCGCAGCTGGTGCAGCACTCCGACGCCGACCGCGTGGTGGCCGAGCGCGAGGCCGCCAACCGCGAGCTGTCCGAGACGGGCGCCGCCCGGATCACCATGGTGCCGCTGACCACCGCGAAACTCCTGGAGTTCGCGGCGCGGACCGGCGAGGACCCCGCCGACGAGGACACCCGCCTGGCGTGCCTGAACGAGATCGTCGAGGAAGGCGGCGCGGTCGCCTGGCCCCCTGCCCGCAACGAGCGCTGCTGGTGCGGCTCGACCTCCAAGTACAAGAAGTGCTGCGGCCGCCCGAACCACCCAGTGGGCTAG
- a CDS encoding DUF1772 domain-containing protein — protein sequence MTIIAALGCGMMAGVFFAFSAMVMPGLRRAEPAVGLAAMRAINLAVVNPAFTGVFLGTAVVGVVAAFEGDPWAWAGAALYVLGGIVLTGAFHVPRNNELERVGTTGHWTRYLREWVPMNHVRALLSLAAAASFTLAALD from the coding sequence GTGACGATCATCGCGGCCCTCGGCTGCGGGATGATGGCTGGAGTCTTCTTCGCGTTCTCCGCGATGGTCATGCCCGGTCTGCGGCGGGCCGAGCCGGCGGTCGGCCTGGCCGCGATGCGGGCGATCAACCTCGCCGTGGTGAACCCCGCGTTCACCGGGGTCTTCCTCGGCACGGCGGTCGTCGGCGTGGTCGCGGCGTTCGAGGGCGACCCGTGGGCGTGGGCGGGCGCGGCGCTCTACGTCCTCGGCGGGATCGTGCTGACGGGCGCGTTCCACGTCCCGCGCAACAACGAGCTGGAGCGGGTCGGCACGACCGGGCACTGGACCCGCTACCTCCGCGAGTGGGTGCCCATGAACCACGTCCGGGCGTTGCTCAGCCTGGCCGCCGCGGCGTCCTTCACCCTCGCCGCTCTCGACTAG
- a CDS encoding AraC family transcriptional regulator: MDVLAGLLDGPRARGAFLMRTVLDPPWSLRIEDRAPLTVVAMVRGEGWLLPHDADPVPLRVGDVAVLRGPDPYALADDPGTPVQAVVHPGEITTTPDGAALCEQWGLGVRTWGANPDGSVVMLSGTYQVDGEVSRRLLSALPPFLVAPRADLPLVPLLADEITRDEPGQEAVLDRLLDLLLISVLRSWFCRPEAETPTWYSAHADPVVGRALRLLHGDPARPWTVGALAEAVDVSRAALARRFTDLVGEPPMAYLTGWRLALAADLLREPSATVAAVARQVGYSTAFALSTAFKRERGVSPSEHRAGAAS, from the coding sequence GTGGACGTTCTCGCCGGGCTGCTGGACGGGCCGCGCGCCCGTGGCGCGTTCCTCATGCGCACCGTCCTGGACCCGCCGTGGTCGCTGCGCATCGAGGACCGCGCGCCGTTGACCGTGGTGGCGATGGTGCGCGGCGAGGGGTGGCTGCTGCCGCACGACGCCGATCCCGTGCCGCTGCGCGTCGGCGACGTGGCGGTGCTGCGCGGGCCCGACCCGTACGCGTTGGCCGACGACCCGGGCACGCCCGTGCAGGCGGTGGTCCACCCCGGCGAGATCACCACCACGCCGGACGGCGCCGCGTTGTGCGAGCAGTGGGGCCTGGGCGTGCGCACGTGGGGCGCGAACCCCGACGGGTCGGTGGTGATGCTCAGCGGCACGTACCAGGTGGACGGCGAGGTGAGCCGGCGGCTGCTGTCGGCGCTGCCGCCGTTCCTCGTGGCGCCGCGCGCGGACCTGCCGCTGGTGCCGCTGCTGGCCGACGAGATCACCCGCGACGAGCCGGGCCAGGAAGCCGTCCTGGACCGCCTGCTGGACCTGCTGCTGATCTCCGTGCTGCGGTCCTGGTTCTGCCGCCCGGAGGCGGAGACGCCGACCTGGTACTCGGCGCACGCCGATCCGGTGGTGGGGCGCGCGCTGCGCCTGCTGCACGGCGACCCGGCGCGTCCGTGGACGGTCGGCGCGCTGGCCGAGGCCGTCGACGTGTCCCGGGCGGCGCTGGCCAGGCGGTTCACCGACCTGGTCGGCGAGCCGCCGATGGCCTACCTGACCGGCTGGCGCCTCGCCCTGGCCGCCGACCTGCTGCGCGAACCGTCCGCCACCGTCGCCGCGGTCGCCCGCCAGGTCGGCTACAGCACCGCGTTCGCGCTGAGCACGGCGTTCAAGCGGGAACGCGGCGTGAGCCCGTCCGAGCACCGGGCGGGCGCGGCCTCCTGA
- a CDS encoding glycine--tRNA ligase, whose translation MAADRIETVVSLCKRRGFVYPCGEIYGGTRSAWDYGPLGVELKDNIKRQWWNFMVRGREDVVGLDSSVILPREVWAASGHVEAFVDPLIECNSCHKRFRQDTLVEEYAERTGKQVAEGDVSDVPCPNCGNRGQYTEPKMFNGLLKTHLGPVETDEGLHYLRPETAQGIFTNFLNVQTTSRRKPPFGIGQIGKSFRNEITPGNFIFRTREFEQMEMEFFVEPGTDEEWHQYWIDERTRWYTELGISKENLRHYEHPGEKLSHYSKRTVDIEYRFQFGGQEWGELEGIANRTDFDLNTHSEHSGVDLSYFDQATNSRYRPFVIEPAAGVGRPMMAFLLEAYTEDEAPNAKGGVDKRVVLRLDRRLAPVKAAVLPLSRNADLSPKAKDLANALRKHWNIEFDDAGAIGRRYRRQDEIGTPFCVTVDFDTLTDHAVTVRERDTMSQERVSMDQLEGYLAARLIGA comes from the coding sequence GTGGCAGCCGATCGCATCGAGACCGTCGTCAGCCTGTGCAAGCGTCGCGGGTTCGTCTACCCGTGTGGCGAGATCTACGGCGGCACCAGGTCGGCCTGGGACTACGGTCCGCTCGGTGTCGAGCTGAAGGACAACATCAAGCGCCAGTGGTGGAACTTCATGGTGCGCGGCCGCGAGGACGTCGTCGGCCTGGACTCGTCGGTGATCCTGCCGCGCGAGGTGTGGGCGGCGTCCGGCCACGTCGAGGCGTTCGTCGACCCGCTGATCGAGTGCAACTCGTGCCACAAGCGGTTCCGGCAGGACACGCTGGTCGAGGAGTACGCGGAGCGCACCGGCAAGCAGGTCGCGGAGGGCGACGTCTCCGACGTGCCGTGCCCGAACTGCGGCAACCGCGGCCAGTACACCGAGCCGAAGATGTTCAACGGCCTGCTCAAGACCCACCTCGGCCCGGTCGAGACCGACGAGGGCCTGCACTACCTGCGCCCGGAGACCGCGCAGGGCATCTTCACGAACTTCCTGAACGTGCAGACCACGTCGCGCCGCAAGCCGCCGTTCGGCATCGGCCAGATCGGCAAGAGCTTCCGCAACGAGATCACGCCGGGCAACTTCATCTTCCGCACCCGCGAGTTCGAGCAGATGGAGATGGAGTTCTTCGTCGAGCCGGGCACGGACGAGGAATGGCACCAGTACTGGATCGACGAGCGCACCCGCTGGTACACCGAGCTGGGCATCTCCAAGGAGAACCTGCGCCACTACGAGCACCCCGGGGAAAAGCTGTCGCACTACTCCAAGCGCACCGTCGACATCGAGTACCGGTTCCAGTTCGGCGGCCAGGAGTGGGGTGAGCTGGAAGGCATCGCCAACCGCACCGACTTCGACCTGAACACGCACTCGGAGCACTCGGGCGTCGACCTGTCGTACTTCGACCAGGCCACCAACTCGCGCTACCGGCCGTTCGTCATCGAGCCCGCCGCCGGTGTGGGCCGGCCGATGATGGCGTTCCTGCTGGAGGCCTACACCGAGGACGAGGCGCCGAACGCCAAGGGCGGCGTGGACAAGCGGGTCGTGCTGCGCCTGGACCGCAGGCTGGCCCCGGTGAAGGCGGCCGTGCTGCCGCTGTCGCGCAACGCCGACCTGTCGCCGAAGGCCAAGGACCTGGCCAACGCCCTGCGCAAGCACTGGAACATCGAGTTCGACGACGCGGGCGCCATCGGCCGCCGCTACCGCAGGCAGGACGAGATCGGCACGCCGTTCTGCGTCACGGTCGACTTCGACACCCTCACCGACCACGCCGTCACGGTGCGGGAACGCGACACCATGTCGCAGGAGCGGGTGTCGATGGACCAGCTGGAGGGCTACCTCGCCGCCCGCCTGATCGGCGCCTGA
- a CDS encoding antibiotic biosynthesis monooxygenase family protein translates to MLLVCRFTVAETGVEAFIGRVDRALALLTAQPGCRRGGLSRSTDEADRFVLTVEFDSVVAYRRALSPFEVREHVIPLLSEASTDEPAAYEPLLVAADGAVRREVSLLAHDAGTVRLGEAAGPTTPR, encoded by the coding sequence GTGCTGCTCGTGTGCCGCTTCACCGTGGCGGAAACCGGGGTCGAGGCGTTCATCGGACGCGTCGACCGGGCGTTGGCCCTGCTCACCGCCCAGCCCGGCTGCCGGCGCGGCGGGCTGTCGCGGTCCACGGACGAGGCCGACCGCTTCGTGCTCACGGTCGAGTTCGACTCCGTGGTGGCCTACCGGCGGGCGCTGTCGCCGTTCGAGGTGCGCGAGCACGTCATCCCCCTGCTGTCGGAGGCGAGCACCGACGAGCCGGCCGCCTACGAACCGCTGCTGGTGGCCGCCGACGGCGCGGTCCGCCGCGAGGTGAGCCTGCTGGCGCACGACGCGGGCACCGTCCGCCTCGGCGAAGCCGCCGGTCCGACCACTCCGCGCTGA
- a CDS encoding DUF6703 family protein — protein MAGDSKRTLIPGAGPLSRVPAPAAFLLVLALFLAGVWVRGTVGALLLGLLALGVATLLATTWALLTPSARVLRLLVLGVLVLITVSVL, from the coding sequence GTGGCTGGTGACTCGAAGCGGACCCTGATCCCCGGTGCCGGACCGCTCTCGCGGGTCCCCGCGCCGGCGGCGTTCCTGCTGGTCTTGGCGTTGTTCCTGGCCGGTGTGTGGGTGCGGGGCACGGTGGGCGCGCTGCTGCTGGGCCTGCTGGCGCTCGGGGTGGCGACGCTGCTCGCCACCACCTGGGCCCTGCTCACCCCGAGCGCGCGCGTGTTGAGACTGCTCGTTCTCGGGGTACTGGTGCTCATCACGGTGTCCGTGCTCTAG
- a CDS encoding ArsR/SmtB family transcription factor, with product MTVGVRGEHVHSTERRVPPPAPRQPTRTLSAAGELLRALAAPVRIAIVLQLREADRCVHELVEALGVAQPLISQHLRVLKAAGVVHGERHGREVVYRLVDEHLAHIVVDAVTHVDEGPPRGINQTDRTPRTEEM from the coding sequence GTGACGGTCGGAGTGCGAGGCGAACACGTGCACTCCACGGAACGCCGGGTGCCACCACCCGCGCCGCGGCAGCCGACCCGGACCCTGTCCGCGGCGGGCGAGCTGCTGCGGGCGCTCGCCGCGCCGGTGCGGATCGCGATCGTGCTGCAACTGCGCGAGGCGGACCGGTGCGTGCACGAGCTGGTCGAGGCGCTGGGCGTGGCCCAGCCGTTGATCAGCCAGCACCTGCGGGTGCTCAAGGCCGCGGGCGTGGTGCACGGCGAGCGGCACGGCCGGGAGGTCGTCTACCGGCTCGTCGACGAGCACCTCGCGCACATCGTGGTCGACGCGGTGACCCATGTGGACGAGGGGCCGCCGCGTGGTATCAACCAGACCGACCGGACCCCCCGGACGGAGGAGATGTGA
- a CDS encoding Fur family transcriptional regulator, giving the protein MTTSERPTTAVPGLRSTKQRTAVSKLLDSLGEFRSAQELHEELRKRGEGIGLTTVYRTLQSLADAGEVDVLRTDSGEAIYRRCSQHHHHHLVCRSCGRTVEVEGPAVEKWADRIAAENGFVEVSHTVEIFGTCRDCCADDRAAAQPS; this is encoded by the coding sequence GTGACCACTAGCGAGCGCCCGACCACCGCGGTGCCCGGGCTGCGCTCGACCAAGCAGCGCACCGCCGTGTCCAAGCTGCTCGACTCGCTGGGCGAGTTCCGCTCGGCCCAGGAGCTGCACGAGGAGCTGCGCAAGCGCGGCGAGGGCATCGGCCTGACCACGGTCTACCGCACGTTGCAGTCCCTGGCCGACGCGGGCGAGGTCGACGTGCTGCGCACCGACTCGGGCGAGGCGATCTACCGCCGCTGCTCCCAGCACCACCATCACCACCTGGTGTGCCGCAGCTGCGGCCGCACGGTGGAGGTGGAGGGCCCGGCGGTGGAGAAGTGGGCCGACCGGATCGCGGCGGAGAACGGGTTCGTCGAGGTCAGCCACACCGTGGAGATCTTCGGCACGTGCCGCGACTGCTGCGCCGACGACCGGGCGGCGGCGCAGCCCTCGTAG
- a CDS encoding TIGR03943 family putative permease subunit, translating to MRRETQNILLVLLGGALLKLALTGTYLRYVKESLQPWLVVTGGVMVALALVSIARDIRAGQTHAGHAQPSGVEHAGHEHGTSRSPWMLLLPVFAVFLISPPALGADTVNRSDRNAAQEANASSGFAPLPADEVVPLTISEFVTRTAWDDSGSLDDRTVKLTGFVVRKDADVFIARLTISCCAADASPVKAKMVGQDFAALPTDQWVEATGRVVPGSATKESAFVPTFTVSRIVPITTPEDTYEG from the coding sequence ATGAGGCGTGAGACGCAGAACATCCTGCTGGTCCTGCTCGGCGGCGCGCTGCTCAAGCTCGCGCTGACCGGCACGTACCTGCGGTACGTCAAGGAGTCGTTGCAGCCGTGGCTGGTCGTGACCGGCGGCGTCATGGTGGCGCTGGCCCTGGTGTCGATCGCCCGCGACATCCGCGCCGGCCAGACCCACGCCGGTCACGCGCAGCCCAGCGGGGTCGAGCACGCCGGGCACGAGCACGGCACGTCGCGCAGCCCGTGGATGCTGCTGCTGCCGGTGTTCGCGGTGTTCCTGATCAGCCCGCCGGCGCTGGGCGCGGACACGGTCAACCGGTCCGACCGCAACGCCGCCCAGGAGGCCAACGCGTCCAGCGGGTTCGCGCCGCTGCCGGCCGACGAGGTCGTCCCGCTCACCATCAGCGAGTTCGTCACCCGCACCGCGTGGGACGACTCCGGTTCGCTGGACGACCGCACGGTCAAGCTCACCGGGTTCGTCGTGCGCAAGGACGCCGACGTGTTCATCGCCCGGCTGACGATCTCGTGCTGCGCCGCGGACGCCTCGCCGGTCAAGGCGAAGATGGTGGGTCAGGACTTCGCCGCGCTGCCCACCGACCAGTGGGTCGAGGCCACCGGCCGGGTGGTGCCCGGCTCGGCGACCAAGGAGAGCGCGTTCGTGCCCACGTTCACGGTGTCGCGGATCGTGCCGATCACCACGCCCGAGGACACCTACGAGGGCTGA
- a CDS encoding permease, whose protein sequence is MTITGEIRGAGPRRPPPRWRITSLEVLCALLVAALLLQDWLVGVLDVPVLRTASTVFVAVCVQALPFLVLGVLISGAIAAFIPASVLRRALPSRTALAVPVAGVAGVALPGCECAAVPVSRRLMQQGVAPAVALTFLLAAPAVNPIVLVSTAVAFPNAPMMVPARFVGALLTAVVMGWLWTRFGKAEWIAERALRRLPDHDGTSRWLVFAETARHDLVDAGGFLVLGGVFAAAFNVLVPQAWLETLGGQVVLAVVVLSLLAVVLALCSEADAFVAASMSALPLLPRLVFLVVGPAVDVKLIALQAGAFGKSFAARFAPATFVVAIASALAAGAVFL, encoded by the coding sequence GTGACAATCACTGGCGAAATCCGGGGCGCGGGGCCGCGCCGCCCGCCGCCGCGCTGGAGGATCACTTCGCTGGAAGTGCTCTGCGCGCTGCTCGTGGCGGCGCTGTTGTTGCAGGACTGGCTGGTCGGCGTGCTCGACGTGCCGGTGCTGCGCACGGCGTCCACGGTGTTCGTCGCGGTGTGCGTGCAGGCGCTGCCGTTCCTCGTCCTCGGGGTGCTGATCAGCGGCGCGATCGCGGCGTTCATCCCGGCCTCGGTGCTGCGCCGGGCGTTGCCGAGCAGAACCGCGCTCGCCGTGCCCGTCGCCGGTGTCGCCGGGGTGGCGCTGCCCGGCTGCGAGTGCGCGGCCGTGCCCGTCTCCCGCCGGCTGATGCAGCAGGGCGTGGCGCCCGCCGTGGCGCTGACGTTCCTGCTCGCCGCGCCCGCGGTGAACCCGATCGTGCTGGTGTCCACGGCCGTGGCGTTCCCCAACGCGCCGATGATGGTGCCCGCGCGGTTCGTCGGCGCGCTGCTCACCGCCGTGGTCATGGGCTGGCTGTGGACCCGGTTCGGCAAGGCCGAGTGGATCGCCGAACGCGCGTTGCGCCGCCTGCCCGACCACGACGGCACGTCCCGCTGGCTGGTGTTCGCCGAGACCGCGCGGCACGACCTGGTCGACGCGGGCGGGTTCCTGGTGCTCGGCGGCGTGTTCGCGGCGGCGTTCAACGTCCTGGTGCCGCAGGCCTGGCTGGAGACGCTGGGCGGGCAGGTCGTGCTGGCCGTGGTGGTGCTGTCGTTGCTGGCCGTGGTGCTGGCGCTGTGCAGCGAGGCGGACGCGTTCGTCGCGGCCTCCATGTCGGCGCTGCCGCTGCTGCCCCGGCTGGTGTTCCTGGTCGTCGGCCCGGCGGTCGACGTCAAGCTCATCGCGCTGCAGGCGGGCGCGTTCGGCAAGTCCTTCGCGGCGCGCTTCGCACCGGCCACGTTCGTGGTGGCGATCGCGTCGGCCCTGGCGGCGGGAGCGGTGTTCCTGTGA
- a CDS encoding class I SAM-dependent methyltransferase, translating into MDWHEWHADYDRPGSGLARRLRAVQAQVEAALDDSPPGPLRVLSLCAGQGRDLLEVLADHPRRHDVRARLVELDPRNAAIAEAAARAAGLTGVEVLVADASLTDHYRDLAPADLVLVCGVFGNITDEDIERTVEHCAALCRTGGTVIWTRHRGAPDRVPLICEWFEDRGFHRHWLSDPDAGFGAAAHRLHADPRPLTAGVRMFTFVGRPEDAFEDSAADTSEDADE; encoded by the coding sequence GTGGACTGGCACGAGTGGCACGCCGACTACGACCGTCCGGGTTCCGGGCTCGCCCGGCGGCTGCGGGCCGTCCAGGCGCAGGTCGAGGCCGCGCTGGACGACAGCCCGCCCGGCCCGCTGAGGGTGCTCAGCCTGTGCGCCGGTCAGGGCCGCGACCTGCTGGAAGTGCTCGCCGACCACCCCCGGCGGCACGACGTCCGGGCGCGTCTGGTCGAACTGGACCCGCGCAACGCCGCGATCGCCGAGGCGGCGGCACGGGCGGCCGGCCTGACCGGGGTGGAGGTGCTGGTGGCCGACGCCTCGCTCACCGACCACTACCGCGACCTGGCGCCGGCGGACCTCGTGCTGGTCTGCGGCGTGTTCGGCAACATCACCGACGAGGACATCGAGCGGACCGTCGAGCACTGCGCCGCGCTGTGCCGGACGGGCGGCACCGTGATCTGGACCCGCCACCGCGGCGCCCCGGACCGCGTGCCGCTGATCTGCGAGTGGTTCGAGGACCGCGGCTTCCACCGCCACTGGCTGTCCGACCCGGACGCGGGCTTCGGCGCCGCCGCCCACCGCCTCCACGCCGACCCACGCCCGTTGACCGCGGGCGTGCGCATGTTCACCTTCGTCGGCCGCCCCGAGGACGCGTTCGAGGACTCGGCCGCAGACACCTCCGAGGACGCCGACGAGTAG
- a CDS encoding YbjN domain-containing protein encodes MTDEDAKVTAELLTAAREALELFHEVHVDDDGALSFQHAEVPCAVQAMRLADGLTVLSLTCVVAWDLPNDPSLAVSAAERAGQGLFGTLGVVNTERGMDVTLRYAFPAEGLKPEPLSTLLMLVVSTASQLRNELLAGTGDGA; translated from the coding sequence GTGACCGACGAGGACGCCAAGGTGACCGCGGAGCTGCTCACCGCGGCCCGTGAGGCGTTGGAGCTGTTCCACGAGGTGCACGTCGACGACGACGGGGCGCTGAGCTTCCAGCACGCGGAGGTGCCGTGCGCGGTGCAGGCGATGCGGCTGGCCGACGGCCTGACCGTGCTCAGCCTGACCTGCGTGGTGGCGTGGGACCTGCCCAACGACCCGAGCCTGGCCGTGTCCGCCGCCGAACGCGCCGGTCAGGGCTTGTTCGGCACGCTGGGTGTGGTGAACACCGAGCGCGGGATGGACGTCACCCTGCGTTACGCGTTCCCGGCCGAGGGGCTGAAGCCGGAGCCGTTGAGCACGTTGTTGATGCTGGTCGTGTCCACTGCCTCGCAGCTGCGCAACGAGCTGCTGGCCGGAACCGGGGACGGTGCCTGA
- a CDS encoding isoprenyl transferase, whose translation MLRRRRVERVQRVTRPPEPHPTGATPPVLPADLVPRHIAIVMDGNGRWANQRGLSRIEGHKRGEAVVVEAAKGAIEMGVKWLSLYAFSTENWRRSPEEVRFLMGFSRDVIRHRTDELDELGVRVRWAGRRPRLWRSVITELEVAEERTKDNDVLNLAMCINYGGRAEVGDAAREIARLAAAGKINPEKVDERTLAKHMYQPDMPDVDLFIRPSGEQRTSNFLLWQSAYAELVFQDILWPDFDRLDLWRACEAYAMRDRRFGGAVDKPDVEDS comes from the coding sequence ATGCTCCGCCGACGGCGGGTTGAGCGCGTCCAGCGCGTCACCCGACCCCCGGAACCGCACCCCACCGGCGCCACGCCCCCGGTGCTGCCCGCCGACCTCGTGCCCAGGCACATCGCGATCGTGATGGACGGCAACGGCCGCTGGGCCAACCAGCGCGGCCTGTCCCGCATCGAGGGGCACAAGCGCGGCGAGGCCGTCGTGGTGGAGGCGGCCAAGGGCGCGATCGAGATGGGCGTGAAGTGGCTGTCGCTGTACGCGTTCTCCACCGAGAACTGGCGGCGCAGCCCGGAGGAGGTCCGCTTCCTCATGGGCTTCAGCCGTGACGTGATCCGCCACCGCACCGACGAGCTGGACGAGCTGGGCGTGCGGGTGCGGTGGGCGGGTCGCCGGCCGAGGCTGTGGCGCAGCGTCATCACCGAGCTCGAGGTCGCCGAGGAGCGCACGAAGGACAACGACGTGCTGAACCTGGCGATGTGCATCAACTACGGCGGGCGGGCCGAGGTCGGCGACGCGGCGCGGGAGATCGCCCGGCTGGCGGCGGCGGGCAAGATCAACCCGGAGAAGGTCGACGAGCGGACCCTCGCCAAGCACATGTACCAGCCCGACATGCCGGACGTGGACCTGTTCATCCGGCCTTCCGGCGAGCAGCGCACGTCCAACTTCCTGCTGTGGCAGTCGGCGTACGCGGAGCTGGTGTTCCAGGACATCCTGTGGCCGGACTTCGACCGGCTGGACCTGTGGCGCGCCTGCGAGGCGTACGCCATGCGCGACCGGCGCTTCGGAGGCGCCGTGGACAAGCCCGACGTGGAGGATTCTTAA
- the recO gene encoding DNA repair protein RecO yields the protein MANLYRDTGVVLRVQKLGEADRIITLLTQKHGKVRAAAKGVRRTSSRFGARLEPFGHVDVQFYPGRTLDVITQVETLDAFGVVLVDDYQRYTAACAVLETADRLTSEEGEPVLRLYLLVTGALRALAAKERDASLILDAYLMRAMAFAGWAPAVDECARCADPGPHRAFNVHAGGMVCARCRPPGSATPSADTLRLLAALLHGRWDEVDGIPTGARRDASGLVAAHLQWHLERQLRSLPLVERKAQPADG from the coding sequence GTGGCGAACCTCTACCGCGACACCGGTGTGGTCCTGCGGGTGCAGAAGCTCGGCGAGGCCGACCGGATCATCACGCTGCTCACGCAGAAGCACGGCAAGGTGCGCGCGGCGGCCAAGGGCGTGCGCCGCACGTCGTCGCGGTTCGGTGCGCGGCTGGAGCCGTTCGGGCACGTGGACGTGCAGTTCTACCCCGGCCGGACGCTGGACGTGATCACGCAGGTGGAGACGCTGGACGCGTTCGGCGTGGTGCTGGTGGACGACTACCAGCGCTACACGGCGGCCTGCGCGGTGCTGGAGACCGCAGACCGGCTCACGTCCGAGGAGGGCGAGCCCGTCCTGCGGCTGTACCTGCTGGTCACGGGCGCGTTGCGGGCGTTGGCGGCGAAGGAGCGGGACGCCTCGCTCATCCTCGACGCCTACCTGATGCGCGCGATGGCGTTCGCGGGGTGGGCGCCGGCGGTCGACGAGTGCGCCCGGTGCGCCGACCCGGGCCCGCACAGGGCGTTCAACGTGCACGCGGGCGGCATGGTGTGCGCGCGGTGCCGGCCGCCGGGCAGCGCCACGCCGTCCGCGGACACGTTGCGCCTGCTCGCCGCGCTGCTGCACGGCCGGTGGGACGAGGTGGACGGCATACCCACCGGCGCGCGCCGCGACGCGAGCGGCCTGGTCGCCGCGCACCTGCAGTGGCACCTGGAGCGGCAGTTGCGGTCGCTGCCGTTGGTCGAGCGAAAGGCGCAGCCGGCCGACGGTTAG